Genomic segment of Streptomyces zhihengii:
GGGCTCAACCTGACCCGGGCCGGTCATGTCGTCCACTTCGACCGCTGGTGGAACCCCGCGGTCGAGGAGCAGGCCACCGACCGTGCCTATCGCATCGGCCAGACCCAGCCGGTACAGGTGCACCGGCTCGTCGCCGAAGGCACGGTCGAGGACCGCATCGCCGAGATGCTTGCCGCCAAGCGGGCCCTCGCCGACGCGGTGCTCGGTTCCGGGGAGGCCGCGCTCACCGAGCTGACCGACCGCGAGCTCGCCGATCTCGTCTCCCTCCGGAGGCCGTCATGACGCCCCGCCCCGGCGGGCCCCGCCGTTCCGCCCTCCGGGCCCACCCGTCGCACGACGACCTGCGCCGCACCTTCTCCGCCGCCGAGCTCGCCGGCGACCTGCCGCCCGCCACCTGGTGGGGCCACGCCTGGGTCGAGGCCCTGGAGGACACCGCCCTCGACCCGGCCCGCCTCGAACGCGGCCGCGGCTACGCGGGACGCGGCAACGTCGCGTCGATCACCGTGACACCCGGCAGGGTCACGGCCTATGTGCAGGGCAGCCGGGCGCGCCCGTACCGCGCCGAGATCCGCATGCGCACCCTCGGCGACGACGAGTGGGAGGAACTCCTCGACGCCGCGGCGGCCCGCCCCGACCACATCGCCGCACTGCTCGACAAGGACGTCCCGCACACCCTGGCCGCTGCCGCCGACCTGCTCCCCGCCCCGGGCGACCTCGTCCCGGACTGCTCCTGTCCCGACGACGGCTACCCGTGCAAGCACGCCGCGGCGCTCTGCTACCGCACGGCCGCGATCCTCGACGAGGATCCGTTCGTCCTGTTCCTGATGCGCGGCCGGGGGGAGCGCGAGATCCTCTCGGCCCTCGCCCGCCGCAACGCGGGCCGGTCCGTCGCGGAGCGCGCTCCCTCCGCGGCCCCGACACCCGGCGTCTCCGCACGCGATGCCGTCCGTACGGCCGGCCGGCCGCCGCTGCCCCCGCCGTTCCCGCCGCCCGCCCGGCCGGGCCGCCCACCCGCCTACCCCGGCGCGCCCGGAGCTCCCGACCCCTTCGCGCTCGACCTCCTCGCCACCGAGGCCGCCGCCCGCGCCCACGCCCTGCTCACCACCGGCACCGACCCGGTCGCCGGACTGACCCCCTGGCAGGACGCCGTCCGCCTGGCCGCCGCGCACCCGGGCTCGGGACTGACCGCCTCCACCCGTGCCCTGTACCGCGACCTCGCCGCGGCGACGGACCGCACGCCCACGGATCTGGCCCGGGCCGTGGCCGCCTGGCGCCAGGGCGGCGAGGCCGCCCTGCGCGTGCTGGAGGAGCCGTGGGACCCGCCGGCCGGCCCCTTCGACCGTGCCCGCCCCGCCCTCGCCGCCGCCGGTCTGCCGCCCTTCCGGCCCTGGCGCAACCAGCTCTCCGCGCCGGCGCTCCAGCTCCGCCTC
This window contains:
- a CDS encoding SWIM zinc finger family protein is translated as MTPRPGGPRRSALRAHPSHDDLRRTFSAAELAGDLPPATWWGHAWVEALEDTALDPARLERGRGYAGRGNVASITVTPGRVTAYVQGSRARPYRAEIRMRTLGDDEWEELLDAAAARPDHIAALLDKDVPHTLAAAADLLPAPGDLVPDCSCPDDGYPCKHAAALCYRTAAILDEDPFVLFLMRGRGEREILSALARRNAGRSVAERAPSAAPTPGVSARDAVRTAGRPPLPPPFPPPARPGRPPAYPGAPGAPDPFALDLLATEAAARAHALLTTGTDPVAGLTPWQDAVRLAAAHPGSGLTASTRALYRDLAAATDRTPTDLARAVAAWRQGGEAALRVLEEPWDPPAGPFDRARPALAAAGLPPFRPWRNQLSAPALQLRLGRDGLWYGYESDTGREDWWPRGSPDADPVGALTTLMAR